A window from Salvia miltiorrhiza cultivar Shanhuang (shh) chromosome 2, IMPLAD_Smil_shh, whole genome shotgun sequence encodes these proteins:
- the LOC131009266 gene encoding rhomboid-like protein 14, mitochondrial: MDRGRRGGGMVGLLLLQALSEYGRLDRKPPVTAGLIAANTLIYLRPKFLDPILPTLNQVWFNPHLIVKNKDLKRFILSAFYHTGEPHLVYNMLSLLWKGIQLENAMGSFEFASMVAALLGMSQGITLLLAKSLVLFDYEKAYYNEYAVGFSGVLFAMKVVLYSQSDSYTYVHGLMVPARYAAWAELVLIQMLVPGVSFLGHLGGILAGISYLYLTGARSCANPFVKIMRGAARLLGWPLRYVNGMFRPSSGRVFGRGTLRGRETPGVWSCGACTYENSGLLNVCEMCGTERDGDADGFTPTAGGGAISVEELRQRRVERFGRW, from the exons ATGGATAGAGGAAGAAGAGGCGGAGGGATGGTAGGGCTGCTTCTGCTGCAGGCGCTGAGCGAGTATGGCCGCCTCGACCGCAAGCCTCCCGTCACGGCAGGCCTCATCGCCGCTAATACACTTATCTACCTGCGCCCTAAATTTCTCGATCCAATCCTCCCCACACTCAATCAAGTCTGGTTCAATCCGCACCTCATTGTCAAG AACAAGGATTTGAAGCGCTTTATTTTATCAGCATTCTACCACACTGGTGAACCCCACCTTGTGTACAACATGTTATCACTACTGTGGAAGGGAATACAGTTGGAGAATGCAATGGGAAGCTTCGAATTCGCATCAATGGTGGCAGCTCTACTCGGTATGTCTCAAGGCATCACATTACTGCTAGCCAAATCCCTCGTGCTCTTCGACTACGAGAAAGCCTACTACAATGAATACGCCGTGGGGTTCTCTGGCGTGCTCTTCGCCATGAAAGTCGTGCTCTACTCTCAGTCGGATAGCTATACATACGTGCACGGACTTATGGTCCCTGCACGCTATGCCGCGTGGGCAGAGCTTGTTCTCATCCAAATGCTGGTACCCGGAGTCTCCTTTCTGGGTCATCTCGGGGGAATTCTTGCTGGGATCTCCTACTTGTATCTCACGGGTGCACGATCTTGTGCTAACCCGTTTGTGAAGATAATGAGGGGTGCCGCCCGTCTGTTAGGTTGGCCGTTGAGATACGTGAATGGTATGTTTCGACCTTCATCTGGCCGAGTGTTTGGAAGGGGAACTCTTCGTGGGAGGGAGACTCCGGGTGTATGGAGCTGTGGAGCATGTACGTACGAGAACTCGGGGTTGTTGAATGTTTGCGAGATGTGTGGGACAGAACGCGATGGCGATGCGGATGGATTCACACCGACGGCCGGTGGTGGGGCCA
- the LOC131009313 gene encoding uncharacterized protein LOC131009313 — protein sequence MAIHHGGSRSALDHAEHLARESNISFDEATWATFRRMHYKNGQYTAGRPAQHGLEVERRLAELRQTQEEVTPADVERIFRDVVAPDSRGRIMGLGMMMSRAITESGESSSTHSTSTSQFSFPVASRDELITLREELSSTQRELEVRRASEEAQSKAIQEMQAQIALLMRGYHAQSPSDASDGTHPDL from the exons ATGGCTATCCATCATGGAGGGTCGCGCAGTGCTTTAGATCATGCTGAGCATCTG GCTCGGGAGAGCAATATTTCTTTTGACGAGGCTACTTGGGCGACTTTTCGACGGATGCATTATAAGAATGGACAGTATACCGCTGGACGACCTGCGCAGCACGGG TTGGAGGTCGAGAGGCGATTGGCAGAGCTTCGCCAAACACAGGAAGAGGTCACACCCGCAGATGTAGAGCGCATCTTCCGAGATGTCGTCGCTCCTGATTCGAGGGGGCGCATCATGGGATTAGGCATGATGATGTCTAGGGCGATTACTGAGAGCGGCGAGTCGTCGAGCACGCACTCCACTAGCACCTCCCAGTTTTCTTTCCCTGTTGCCTCGAGAGATGAGCTCATTACATTGAGGGAGGAGCTGAGCTCCACACAGAGGGAGCTAGAGGTCAGGAGAGCGAGCGAGGAGGCTCAGAGCAAGGCTATACAGGAGATGCAAGCCCAGATCGCCCTCCTCATGCGAGGATATCATGCACAGTCCCCCTCCGACGCCTCTGATGGGACCCACCCGGACCTCTGA
- the LOC131009324 gene encoding uncharacterized protein LOC131009324, translating into MMSRKRRNPDSSPNVRAARRCGHRSSSSSSSANDNRSWFCQQPQQLEHHSPSSSSYANDNWSWFCQQPAHQLDHDNVNRLMQRLSSEFFGMLYVLLSEWGLDIPYSSLEPWSREVARYTLGLLYPNHPMYGLHGTFTFD; encoded by the exons ATGATGTCCCGAAAAAGAAGAAACCCCGATTCCAGCCCGAATGTTCGAGCG GCTCGAAGATGTGGACATCGTTCATCATCTAGTTCATCGTCTGCCAATGACAATCGTTCGTGGTTCTGCCAGCAGCCACAGCAGTTGGAGCATCATTCACCGTCTAGTTCATCGTATGCCAATGACAATTGGTCGTGGTTTTGCCAGCAGCCGGCACATCAGTTGGATCATGACAATGTTAATCGTCTTATGCAACGACTCTCCTCGGAGTTTTTTGGGATGCTCTACGTCTTGCTTTCGGAGTGGGGCTTGGACATACCCTATTCGTCGTTGGAGCCTTGGTCGCGCGAAGTTGCTAGGTATACGCTCGGGTTGCTTTACCCGAATCACCCGATGTACGGTCTCCATGGTACATTTACATTTGATTAG
- the LOC131009234 gene encoding flavonoid-6-hydroxylase-like, whose amino-acid sequence MDLNFFIAAGVLIIIVLPLSLFSFYTNSINPNASKCNAPPQAGGARLFTGHLHVMSPGELPHITLGAMADRYGPIFTIGLGGRRALVVSSAKLAKDLFTTCDGAISSRPDTASSRNLGYERAMFGFSPYGPYWREVRKLISTEVLSARRLELQRHVLMSETSRSINELWSLWSQNADVSGRVSVEMKQWFGDLNLNTILRMVVGKRFFGSGGGDNDEARRCQRVMRDFFHLAGVFVLGDTMPYLRWLDVGGYEKKMKETSKELDLLVGQWLEEHRDREILDKGEDFMDVMICVVRGAKFQNQYDPDIIIKSTCSNLISGASDTTSIMLVWALALLLNNKHALIKVQQELDDHVGRERRVNHSDIDKLLYLHAVVKETLRLYPAAPLNGPREFTQGCELGTYNVPKGTILFVNIWKLHRDPELWPDPLEFRPERFLTTHRHVDVKDLNFEFIPFGGGRRICPGVNYGMRMLHLVLASLLQAFDIWSPNDKVVDMSESGGLTNSKATPLDVLVAPRLIPSLY is encoded by the exons ATGGATCTAAATTTTTTCATTGCTGCAGGAGTACTAATAATTATAGTCTTGCCTTTGTCCCTTTTTTCCTTCTACACCAACTCGATCAATCCAAACGCGAGTAAATGCAACGCGCCGCCACAAGCTGGCGGCGCACGCCTCTTTACGGGCCACCTTCACGTCATGAGCCCGGGTGAGCTCCCGCACATCACCTTAGGAGCTATGGCGGATAGGTACGGCCCGATCTTCACCATCGGGCTCGGGGGCCGCCGAGCCTTGGTGGTGAGTAGTGCAAAATTGGCCAAGGATTTGTTCACCACGTGCGACGGGGCGATCTCGTCCCGCCCCGACACGGCCTCTTCTAGAAACTTGGGTTACGAACGGGCCATGTTCGGGTTCTCCCCGTACGGCCCGTACTGGCGGGAAGTGCGGAAGCTGATCTCCACGGAGGTGCTTTCCGCGCGTAGACTAGAGTTACAGAGACACGTGCTCATGTCAGAGACTTCGCGGTCTATAAACGAACTGTGGAGTCTTTGGAGTCAGAACGCTGACGTGTCGGGACGTGTATCGGTGGAGATGAAACAATGGTTTGgggatttgaatttgaatacGATCTTAAGGATGGTGGTGGGGAAGAGATTCTTCGGTTCCGGCGGCGGCGACAACGACGAGGCGCGGCGGTGTCAACGTGTGATGAGGGATTTCTTCCACTTGGCGGGGGTGTTTGTGTTGGGAGACACCATGCCCTATCTTAGGTGGTTGGATGTAGGAGGGTATGAGAAGAAAATGAAGGAAACATCAAAAGAGTTGGATTTGTTGGTTGGGCAATGGTTGGAGGAACATAGAGATAGAGAGATTTTAGACAAGGGAGAAGATTTTATGGATGTGATGATTTGTGTTGTACGAGGTGCCAAGTTTCAAAATCAATATGATCCGGACATCATTATCAAATCCACTTGTTCG AACTTGATCTCAGGTGCTAGTGACACCACCTCGATCATGTTAGTGTGGGCTCTAGCCTTACTACTCAACAACAAGCATGCCCTAATAAAAGTCCAGCAAGAGCTCGATGATCatgtagggagagagagaagggtgaACCACTCTGATATCGACAAATTATTATACCTCCATGCCGTTGTTAAAGAGACTCTTAGGTTGTACCCTGCGGCACCGTTAAATGGTCCCCGAGAGTTCACTCAGGGTTGCGAATTAGGGACTTACAACGTCCCTAAGGGCACAATTTTATTCGTCAACATATGGAAGTTACATCGGGACCCGGAGCTATGGCCCGACCCGTTGGAGTTTAGGCCGGAGAGATTCCTGACGACTCACAGACACGTGGATGTTAAGGATTTGAATTTCGAGTTCATCCCGTTCGGAGGGGGTCGGAGAATTTGCCCCGGTGTAAATTATGGCATGCGCATGTTGCACTTGGTGTTGGCTAGTTTACTACAGGCATTTGATATTTGGAGTCCAAATGATAAAGTGGTAGACATGAGTGAGAGTGGTGGATTGACAAATAGCAAAGCCACCCCACTAGATGTTCTTGTTGCCCCAAGACTAATCCCTAGCCTTTACTAG
- the LOC131009219 gene encoding uncharacterized protein LOC131009219, protein MEQDTGMFTVSQTIGSVLCCKCGISMQPNAANMCTRCLQSEIDITEGLQKQVTIVHCPECDKYLQPPKTWTRAQLESRKLLSFCIRRLKNLNKVRLVNAEFVWTEPHSKRIKVKLKVQKEVLNGAVLEQSYTVEYVVQDQMCESCSRAQANPNQWVAVVQLRQHVSHRRTFFYLEQLILKQDAAKSAIRVSQMDQGIDFFFNNRSHALKFVEFLGKYVPIRTRSDKQLVSHDQKSNSYNYNYTFSVEISPICREDLICLPPKVAASLGNPGPLVICNKHSSISLLDPFTLRQSFLDADQYWRSNFKALMSSRQLVEYIVLDVEAISSSEVNVGGSKFVLADAQIARVSDFGKNDTIFNVRTHLGHILNAGDYALGYDLCSTNSNDIELDKYKGLVLPEVILIKKSYEERRQKKRGKPRSWKLRSLNMDVDSAARGGGNDEKMNSEYEQFLRDLEENPDLRFNLSLYRNKDYQPSEMPSVADGEDPPSIPLDELLADLDLSDEDDDETIDLDSIRG, encoded by the coding sequence ATGGAGCAAGACACGGGGATGTTTACTGTTTCCCAGACGATTGGCAGCGTGCTATGCTGCAAATGTGGTATCTCGATGCAACCAAACGCTGCAAATATGTGTACAAGATGCCTACAATCTGAAATCGACATAACTGAAGGGCTTCAAAAGCAAGTCACCATCGTCCATTGTCCTGAATGCGATAAATATCTGCAGCCCCCGAAGACGTGGACGAGAGCGCAGCTGGAGTCGAGGAAGCTCCTCTCGTTCTGCATTAGAAGGTTGAAGAACTTGAACAAAGTGCGGTTGGTAAATGCAGAGTTCGTTTGGACCGAGCCTCACTCCAAACGGATCAAAGTCAAGCTGAAGGTCCAGAAGGAGGTTCTCAATGGTGCAGTGCTCGAACAGTCTTACACTGTCGAATATGTCGTGCAAGATCAGATGTGTGAGTCTTGCTCGAGGGCCCAAGCTAACCCTAACCAGTGGGTGGCCGTGGTGCAGCTGAGGCAGCACGTTTCTCACAGGCGCACTTTCTTCTATCTCGAGCAGCTTATTCTCAAGCAAGATGCTGCCAAATCTGCCATCAGGGTTAGCCAGATGGATCAGGGTATTGATTTCTTCTTCAATAACCGGAGTCACGCTCTGAAGTTTGTCGAGTTCTTGGGTAAATACGTGCCAATAAGGACACGTAGCGACAAACAGCTCGTATCTCATGATCAGAAGAGTAACAGTTACAACTACAACTACACTTTCTCAGTCGAGATCAGTCCCATTTGCCGTGAGGATTTGATCTGCCTGCCCCCGAAAGTCGCTGCTAGTTTGGGGAATCCCGGGCCGCTTGTGATATGCAACAAACACAGCAGCATATCTTTGTTAGATCCATTCACCCTCAGGCAGAGCTTTCTTGATGCAGATCAATATTGGAGGTCGAATTTCAAGGCCTTGATGTCGAGCAGGCAGCTCGTGGAATACATAGTGCTAGATGTCGAGGCCATTTCTTCGTCTGAAGTCAATGTCGGTGGCTCCAAATTCGTTCTGGCCGATGCTCAGATAGCCCGTGTATCGGATTTTGGTAAGAACGACACCATCTTCAACGTGAGGACGCATCTAGGGCACATCCTAAACGCAGGCGACTATGCCCTTGGGTATGATCTATGCAGCACCAACAGCAATGACATTGAGTTGGACAAGTACAAGGGCCTCGTTCTCCCCGAAGTGATCCTGATAAAGAAGAGCTACGAAGAGAGGCGTCAGAAGAAGCGCGGGAAGCCCCGTTCCTGGAAGCTCCGGTCCCTCAACATGGACGTCGACAGCGCTGCAAGAGGCGGAGGCAACGACGAGAAGATGAACTCGGAGTATGAGCAGTTCTTGAGGGATTTGGAGGAGAACCCTGATCTGAGGTTCAATCTGTCTCTGTATCGTAACAAGGACTACCAGCCATCGGAAATGCCTTCCGTGGCGGACGGCGAGGATCCGCCTTCGATTCCGTTGGACGAGCTGCTCGCCGATCTCGACTTGAGCGACGAAGACGATGATGAGACGATCGACCTTGATAGCATACGGGGCTGA
- the LOC131009974 gene encoding polygalacturonase-like has product MVTDFGATADGTTDSKQGFANAWKKACQTPGGGVLVPAGKAFVLSGGEFVGPCKGKTKFQIDGTLIASNDPKLDRLDYWITFASVTRLTIFGKGVLNGNGASAWSRCGTSTSCAPRPTSLKIQGVRHATIQGITSVNSKMFHIVIYKSQHVRVRNVQIRAPQDSPNTDGIHVGSSSNVEILQSSIATGDDCVSLGDGSTNVDISGVACGPGHGISIGSLGKYEDEEDVRGITVKNCNLTNTQNGLRIKTWAPSLSSNVVSDITYDDITLNKVNNPIIIDQHYCPHGDCEKGGDSGVQIKGVRFINVRGSSATEVGVNVQCSKTKPCRDVEFSRLDLTLDGRRPAVARCSNVNYRFQGSTPSRCT; this is encoded by the exons ATGGTCACTGATTTTGGTGCCACTGCAGATGGAACAACAGACAGCAAACag GGATTCGCAAATGCATGGAAGAAAGCATGCCAGACTCCGGGCGGCGGCGTTTTGGTTCCGGCCGGAAAAGCGTTCGTTTTAAGTGGCGGAGAGTTTGTGGGCCCATGCAAGGGCAAAACCAAATTTCAAATAGACGGAACCCTAATCGCTTCCAACGACCCGAAACTCGACCGTCTCGACTATTGGATCACTTTCGCTAGCGTCACCCGCCTCACCATCTTCGGGAAGGGCGTCTTGAACGGCAACGGGGCGTCGGCGTGGTCCCGTTGCGGAACGTCGACCAGTTGCGCTCCGCGCCCCACG TCATTGAAGATTCAAGGCGTTAGACATGCCACTATCCAAGGCATAACCTCGGTGAATAGCAAGATGTTCCATATCGTAATCTACAAGTCCCAACACGTGAGGGTGAGAAATGTCCAAATAAGGGCCCCACAAGATAGCCCCAACACCGACGGAATCCACGTCGGCAGCTCGAGCAACGTGGAGATCCTCCAATCGTCCATAGCCACGGGCGACGACTGCGTGTCCCTCGGCGACGGGTCCACGAACGTGGACATCTCGGGGGTCGCGTGCGGGCCCGGCCACGGCATCAGCATCGGAAGCCTAGGGAAGTACGAGGACGAGGAGGATGTGAGGGGAATCACCGTCAAGAATTGCAATCTCACCAACACCCAAAACGGATTGAGGATCAAGACGTGGGCCCCATCTCTATCCTCCAACGTTGTTTCGGATATCACTTATGATGACATCACACTCAACAAAGTGAACAATCCAATCATCATCGATCAACACTATTGCCCCCATGGGGACTGCGAAAAAGgg ggcGATTCGGGCGTGCAAATAAAAGGGGTGAGGTTTATAAATGTGCGAGGGAGTTCGGCGACGGAGGTGGGAGTGAACGTACAATGCAGCAAAACGAAGCCGTGTCGAGACGTGGAGTTCTCTAGGTTAGACCTAACTTTGGACGGCCGGAGGCCGGCGGTTGCGCGGTGTTCCAACGTCAACTATCGGTTTCAAGGATCTACGCCATCGCGTTGCACgtag